The following DNA comes from Fusarium verticillioides 7600 chromosome 9, whole genome shotgun sequence.
ACTGTGACCCCGAAGATATCCAGAAGATTTCGATCCTTGCTGATAAATACGATTTGGTATCGCGATTTACCTTTGCTTCGGTGTATTGGTTTGCAAAGTATGCTTGGGCAGATGACCCCGAAGAGACGTGGCAACTCACAACTGCTGCCTATTGGATGCAGAACCCCGATGCTTTCTTTACCTTTAGCAAGAAACTCGTCAAGCAGCTGCAGCCCTCTCACTTGAGCTACGTCGCGGGCATACCCGACAAGGAGCTTGGGCTTCGACTTTGCTGTAAGCTTCCCACCCATTGTCAAACTTCCCTTCTTCCAACATCAGTTATCTGGACGGGTCTTGTGCCATTTGTGTCAGTCCAAAACTAAATTTTGTCAGTGGCAATCGAAGAACAACGTGTTCAAAAGCTCTTGaaccaagtcaaagcaaaGGGTCTCTGTTTGTACTGTTTCAGCCTGGCCAAAGTTGGGTTTACTTCGCGTGTCAAGGGGTGTAAGAATCGCAAATACCATTGATTCTGGAAGACTCAATTCTTTGTGTTTTTCGACAACAGCATAGCTTATCAGAGCGCGTGTGATTGCAGCATTGTGGGATAGATTGCTTAGTTGGTCTGCAGTGGGCAATTCATCAGAGCTTGGGAGTTTTGCAAAGGGATACGCCCCGGAGAGCAACATAGCATTAAACCTTAGTATAGGGCATCAAAACAAACCCAGAACGGGGTGTCATAAGCAATTACCCaggtctttttgtcattcaGGATCAAAGTCCCGAGCTTTATTTCCTCCAATCTGTAGACACGGGAGATAGGTGGATAGTTTTGATGACGATTGCTAAACTCTAACGCATGGATGGTTTGCTGCAATTGAACAGTTTGGATAAGGCAGGCCTAGCAACCGTACAATTTTTCGCTTTCGAACTTTCGAATTGTTGGCATTTGAGTTCTCACGACTTGACAATGTGAAGTCGTGAACTGTTGTCGTTGGAATGTATTTCCCGGTGATTATCCGAACACACCATGATACAGCAAGATCACAGGCTTCCCTTCATCAAAGGGCATCGATAATTCATCATATACGAGGCCATGAGTGAACCACAAAGAACAGGGAGTCAAGGGCACTCCAGAAATaaatccatcaccaagaGTACGCCTCAGAATGATTCCCGTGGGCGACGTTGACGCTGTATCAGCGGGGCCTCTCATGTCTCCAAATGAGCATCGTTAACATGAGCGATACCGGTGCGACACGGCTAACTCTGTCCCAGCCCGGCCGAGATCCTCTACGAAAGGacctctcgatcttgatgagtGAGTAAAACGTTATCGATTAGATCACGGCCCGAGGTTGACGACTAACTCACAGTGACCCGTTATTGTCACCTCAACAAGCGACGACCCCTCAGCGAGTGATTACGCATCGTAATAGGATATCATCACCACATCCGCGCTCATCTACAGGGACTCCAGTCTCGCAACTGGGAGAGGCCAGACCCAAAGAATTTTCATTCCTTCTTAGGCCAGAGATCTATCACCCTCTGACGCCTCTCAACGTCCCTGTCGCATTTCGTAACCCGCAGAAGCAGCCCGATCCTGAGGCTCCCATTGAGGAGCTCCTTGCCAGCGGTCACTTCAGAGCAGCGGCTATAGCTGCTGTTCAAGAACTCACAGGCTCTGGAGCTAGTGGGGGAATCAACCCCACGGATTCCAAGAGGATATTTGAGCTTCTTTACACTCGACTGGCATGCCTTACTCTGATTGATGCGACTCCCTTGGCTGCCCAGGAGGTCAAAGCCTTGGAAGATCTCAACGACATCAGGAGGTATGTAGACGAAACCACTGGAGAGCACCTAGTACCTTGGGAGCTAAGAGTTCTCAATGTACGTCTTCAGTCGCTTGGCTTCGGCGATTATCGCCGAGCTGTCATGAGCTACCACGACCTGGCTCGCGAAGCTCGTGATCGTATCAGCAAGGCAGCATCCCAGCACGATAACTCCGCAAGGGAACTTTGGAAAGCCCGTCTTTACGATCTCGGTATCCAGGTCGCCGGAGCTCTGATTGAGCTCGAGGACCTGACAGGTGCAGCGCATCACCTCAGCACCCTACGGGACCGAGGTGATGGCAAGATGATGCTCACCAAAGCACTTCTGTGGCTTCATCTAGGAGACGTAGAAAGCGCAAGGTCCTGCGCTCGTCAAGCCATAGAGAATGACGAAAACGTCGAGAAACTCATCCTGGCACTCTGCGACATGGCCGACGCAGAGTACGAGACAGCCCTTGAAGCGTGGAAGGAACTGCAAGAAAGTCTAGACGACGAGATGGTCGGCGTTAACACAGCCGTGTGTTTGTTGTATCTTGGGCGGATACAGGAGGTATGTTCATCTGTGATTCATGCGATGGCCAGTGTACTAAACTTTCTTAGGGACGCGCAACATTGGAGGGCCTTGTGGAATCTGGCTTATCATCTCATACGCTGTTATTCAACCTATCGACTATGTACGAGCTGTGTACAGAGAGGCATAAGAacctgaagctgaagcttaCGGAGAGGGTCGCTGGCCTGGAAGCTTCGACTGCAGGCTGGGAAAAGACAAACAGCGATTTCAAGCTATAGTTGTATAATCTGAACAGATATATCATTTACTGGTACCGAGATAGACAGGCCCCCGGgagcaagaagctgatgatactTAAACAGAGTGCAAAACTTGACTGGTTTCATGGCCTGCAAAGATGTACCAAACTTGCCTAACTCATTTCATCCCTTAGAATGGGGCCACGAATTTTCCCCGTCTTGTAGACGTGatacatcaacaacacatctTTTCTGAAATGTGACAACCAATAtttcaaagccaagagatcAATCATTGTTCAAAATCacctcctcaaactctccCGTACCGTTTTCAACGAAACCAAAGTCCCACGTGCTTGTTGCCCAAAATACGGGTTATTCCCAACTGCGTCTCTTCCACTCATCCAGTGAATGGAATGAACCGTAGTCGTGCGTTGTATTTAAAACAACTTTCTTTTCCCTGGGGACACTGAAAACGAAACTCGTCAAGCATGTTTTGCAAGAACCACGGCGGCTTCCTTCCATTTCCTGATTCTCCAGCGGCGTCGCATGGCGCCTCAAACACCATGTTGCACCATGGAACCCCTGAAGGAGATTATTGCGCGGACTGCAACCCAAAAGGTCTATGTGGTTGCAGATAGGGACGTAGACGTTCATAAAGTAGCAAGGTAGGTTGCAGTGAGCCTTGAGTATCCATTCTTCATGTAGGAGAAAATGgccattcttgatctcgggcGTGGCAGAGAAGTGTATATCTGGTCCCAAAGGGCCGCGGGAGTATGATTCGTAATGAGTTCGCATGAGCGGTGCAAGTGCATCTCTATAAGATCCCCCAAGGCGGTTGTATTTCAAGGCCAGTTGAACGTGCTGGTATTGTAAATCATATCCGGTCACATAAATGCGCCGATGGTTGACCGAGTAATCCCAGCAGTGAGGAGACATTACTAAGGGGGCATGACGGTCAACAGTGTGAAGCATGCAGTGCTTCTCGCAGAAGCAGTGGTCTGGTAGCACGTATGCGAGACCAAGTAAGAACTCTGCCTTGTCTTCAACGTTGGTGTTGACCATGGTGCGGAAGTCCCTCTTTGCCAGGCGTTGCATAGACTTGCAGGTCTGTGAGAGCCAGTACAAGTCGCAAAGTTCTGCGTGATCGAGGATGCACATGAGAACCTCAACTGGAAGTCCCAACAGGCTATGGCCGCTGGAGTTTGTGGACATGGTAGATAGATTGCTTCGAGGAGGTATCCGGGTCGATGAACTTGGGACAAAGGGTCCTAAAGCTTACAAGAATTTAGATGGTATTTACTGTATTTACTGTGGTGAGCCCTAAATTACAGTTTTCGTCTTTCTATATGAACTCTAAAGACAAGAAAGTGTGTAAACCTAGAAAGCTTCATCACGAAGTGTAattgggggggggggaggcATCGAACAGCTTGTACATTGCAGAGAAGATGTATCAACCAAAGCAGGACTCTCAGTATACCGATTCTTTGAGATGGCGACCGCCTCTGTCTCGGTGCCGAAATGATATATCTCTACAGATAATACCGAAATTCAACCAAGGTATTATCATCGAGGCTGATGTATCATGTCTTGGGGAGAGGATGCCAAAAAGATCTGGGACCTCCTTTCGAGGTGACAGAATAGTTAGGTGATCCCAGGATGTTTTAGGCATTTTGACTGCAGATTTAGTGCATCCTTGGACTGAATATTTTTGACAACCGACCTCAAGGTCAGGATCTTTTTGGTACCTTGAGGTTTATCCCCCGTCGAGGCCGGAGCTACCCCACATACCGCCATTGCCCGAGCCTCGGCTCAAATATGTCGATCTCGTCGATCCCGGGGTCATTAAAGGACCTGGATCCGGGGAAGGTGTCCATGATTTATGGTCCTGTGCATTATTACAATAATTTACTTGAGTGACCAAATAGAACAATACACAGTAAATCAACATGTCGGACCGTGTTAGTCAACTCGCGGGTCATCTCAACTACCCCAAAGGTCTCCTCGCTGGCCAAGTAGCTATCATCACAGGCAGCGGCCAAGGCATCGGTGCAGAAGCGGCCCGGCTCTTTGCCAAAGAGGGCGCGAAAGTTGTTGTTGCAGATATCGACGCGGGTCAGTGCATCCTGTGCTCACAAAATATTGGTGTCTAACTCTAGCTCGAACAGAAAAGtccaaggctgttgctgatgacaTCAATAAGAATGGCGGCCAGGCTATAGCTGTGCCCGGAGACATTCTCAAGGCAGAATATGTCAATGAtctggtcaagaaggctgcagaATTTGGCGACGGAAAGATCAACATTATCGTCAACAATGCGGGCTACACTTGGGACGGTGTCATTCACAAGATGACAGACAAGCAGTGGGATACtattcttgctcttcactGTACTGCCCCTTTCACTCTCGTCCGCGCAGCAGCACCTTACTTCCGTGTACGCGATGGCGCTCCTCGTTGCATTGTCAATATCTCGTCTACATCTGGAGTGCACGGCAATGCGGGACAGCTCAACTATTCTCTTGCAAAGGCGGGTATTACAGGCTTCACAAAGACGATTGCCAAGGAGTGGGGTCCCTCCTTTGGCGTGAGAGCGAATACTATTGCCTTTGGACATATCCTCACCAGATTGACGGCGGCAAAGGAAGATGGCGCGTTTGTCACCGGGCCAGATGGTGAGAAAATTGCCCTGGGTATTCCGACAAAGCAGAAGGAGGCAGCGGGGGATAATGCCCATGCAGATATTCCACTGAGGAGACCTGGTACTGCGACTGAAGCTGCGAGCGCTGTTCTGGCTGTGGCGAGTCCACTGTTCTCGTATGTGTCAGGTCAGACCATCATGGTCACTGGAGGTCGTAATATGTAGAGTATATCCAGGTGGCGAGTTAGATAGGACTCCGGTGTCAGTCGAGGAGGGCATCAATCGACGAAGAAACGTGGTATTAGATTAAACGGTACTATACTGCCCCAAACGCCCCCATCCAACAAGATGTGTCCCTTTTGTGCATGTCATTCCCATTCTTAGACCTTGAGCCACAGGTTGAAGACACCCTGGGCATACTGAACAATCTCGTCACCGCCAAGCTTGCTCTCTCCATAAAGACGATCGACGAAAGAGATGGGAACCTCAGCGACGGTGCATCCCATAGCCTTCGCACGCACCATAAGTTCCATCTGGAAACTGTATCCCTTGCTCTCAGTGCTAgcaatggccttctccaGCGCAGCACGCTTGTACAGTCGGAAGCTGCCCGTGAGGTCACTCACGCCAGGGCGGAGGACAGTATCGGCGAACAAGTTGGCGCCACGGCTGACAAACTTGCGCTTGAGATCCCAACCAAAGACACCGCCGTTTCCAGCGTAGCGAGTACCCGTGACGATGTCGTAGttgcccttggcctggagagcGACCATCTCGGGGATGAACTTGGGGTGGTGGGAGAAGTCGGcgtccatgatgatgacgaagttgCCGGTGACGAACTTGAGACCGTGGACGTAGGCTGTTCCGAGACCGAGCTTGCCAGCGCGGGGCTTGAGCACAACGTGGGGGGAGTAGACCTTGACGAGCTGCTGGGCAACTTCTTGGGTTCCATCGGGGGAGCCGtcgtcgacgatgatgagttccCAATCGAGGTTGCTGCTCGGGTAAGCTTTTCGCCTTCAAAATCTACAGATAAGGTGGTACTGACTTCTCAGTAAAGGTGCGGTTCAACAGCCAGGTAATGATGGGCAGGTTCTTGCGCTCATTGTAGGTTGGCAAGATAACCGAGTACTTGTTCTTAGTTGTGGCCATGGCGAGCGGTTAGAAGGGGGTATCGTTTCGAATGATATTAATTGACAAAGCGAcctgaagagaagaaagaccaaAGTTTGATCGCGAACGACAAAATGAGCGTGGAAAATTTGGGGGACCGCGTTTGTTGGATGTCTCGTCGTTATTCGCGTCAAGCCACTCTAAGGGGACACCTTGAAGCTGGCGATTGGGGATGGACAGGGGTGACTAAGCTCACGATGGCTGCCCCTGAATTGGGTGTGGCTGTGCGGGACTTGCTGTGGCTGGTGAGGTACAAGCTCTGGTTTGGCCGATGCCGATCTGCTAACATGGATTGATTTTGGCCCATGACATGACTTGCAGGTCGGTTGCAGGGCTTGCGATTGTCAAATTCTGCGTCATGCTGGTCAGCTTTTGTGACAGCAGAGGCTTCGCCGGCTGGTCACTTGAGGTCTTTTTGTTGGATCATCGGCCGATTTGATGTCACAATATCAACCACGACTTAATGTTGTTGAACAAGAACGTTTCCTTGCGTCACTGGACATTTACCGTCTGGTACTGAACACAGAGCCTCCCTCTcgtctcttcctctccgcCGACCTCGCGTCCACTTCCCCAGCAAAACCAAGTACCGGTACTAAGCCCAACCTGTGTCTCACTGGTTCCGGCGGTCCACACCTCAAGTCCTCCTGTCTTCCCAGATCGGTGGCTTACAATTTGAAGCTTGTGGTTCCTTCGAGGAGCTCCCGACCCACCAAAGCTCCCTCTTGTTCCCCGCAAAGCACGCAAATGCAGCTTGGGAAGCAAAAGGACTGGGAACTGGGATCCTCGACCCAGAGACCCAAAGGCCAATCCGAGATGACGACCAAGTCCGTCCCGATCTACAGAGTTCACACCGTCAAGTACGGGTGTTCCTTGGGCTAACTTCACAGTCCACAGAGTCGCAGTCGAGTGACGAAAGGGCGCTTTTCCTTGGCCCAATGCGTGCTATGcgttctcctcttccaattCCCTTGCTCATCCCGTCCAAGTATCCCGTCACGCGTTCTCCGCGGGTGAGGAACCTCGATGCTGTTTGTGCGCCCTCCGCCTCGGCCTCGGAGCTACCCATGCCTTACCAATTTGCTTCTGGCTTCTCTCTGTCTGTCCATGCTGCTTCTATAGGCAAGGTAGCTATGGATGGACATGGCTTTGTGGAACCGACCGTCGTGACTTGCCTCGTGCCTTTCTCTGCCAACCTCATTTCCCTTCTTCGTGTCTCGTTCCCCGACTTTGACCTCCTTCCTACATCAACATTGTGAAGCTCCCTTACTCTTGTAGCCTCAGAAAGTATCGCAAATATCTCTCGTATCCATTATTGACTTCGCTGCGTCGCGCAAACACACGCTTATAAGCTAGAGTCAACTTGCGACACCAATTGTTacgtcatcatcatgtcggACGGAATCGCTCCAGCTATAGACAAAGGTATGTCTCATCGCCAGCTGTCTCAATGGCCTCGTTTCCATCGCGTCTGATGCCGCGCTTCGCAATTGGCATGTTCGCGATGACTATTTCGACCTCCGCGGCTCAAGACTGCGCTTATGCCCGGAATTCTGAGCTGACATGCCCTAGTCGGCGCACCTGAACCAACGGCCCCCGAGGCCGAGGCCGGCGCTCCCACTTCGGACACCGCGACAGCTCCTTCGGAGCCCGCCAAGCCGGAAGAATCCAAGCCAACTGAGGGAGCTGGTGGTCTCAGCGCCCCGCCGAAGCCCGTCGAGGTCGCGTCTGTGCCAGAGACACCCGTCAACAACATGACACCCGCAGGCGGTACTCCACGACCCGTGCTCAACCTCGAAGAAGAACCAAAGGAGACGCCAAAGAACGAGGACGAGAATGCGTTCATCACTGATGCTCCAACATCGCCGCCTGCTGTCTCCGCCCCAAAGGATGTCCTGATGGCTGACAATGCTGCCGACGACAAGCCAGCGGGCATCAACGGTGCCAGTAAGCCCGGGGTCAACGACGTTGCCGAAGTGGCTGCAGGCGAAAAGCGTAAGGCTGAGGAGCCTCCTGCTGCCACCAACGGCGCATCCGACCCCGCTCCGACAGAGAAGTCGGAGTCGGAGGAGCgtgccgagaagaaggctcgcGTTGAAGACGTCGCAGATGAGCCGACCACCACTGAGAATACTTCGCCAAACGGCAAGCACGAAAACGGGAAAGCtgcgaagaagaacaagaaggacgcCCCAGTTGCTGGGAAGACGGCACGCAAGACGCGAAGTCAAGGTCCTGTTGAAGTTTAGTAGCAATGCGAATTGGCAGGCTTTTCCTTGATCTATCATGATAGTTTATGAATGCTGCAGCACATGATTTAGGGGTGGGACGGCGAAAATGGAGGATGGGAACGGGAAAAGGAACATGATCCCGAGATCTGCCTGGTTCAAGGATTTGTGGGTATATTTGTGCGTCAGGTAGTAAACACTGTTTGCATTTGCCATTTCATTAATTATACGGTGCTTCATTGACAAGAATGGTCTATTAGCGATTGCGTCTGTCATGATATTGCTGTACTAGACTGATAACATCTGCGCTCCTCATTCAAGCTAAGCCCAACCAAGTACCGGAGACCCAATTGTTTCCTCCGTCCACAGCGGCAATTTCGGGGATCCGCCTCGGAGAAGTGGAGTAGTTTCTCAACGTCAAAGCCGGGATGCAACTTTCGCTTGCCAATTGCTGGAGTTTGTGTTGAAATCTCATCATAGTTCATCAGAGTGATGTGAAGAGCTGTCTATATGGTGGTTGCGGTGTTTATGCTGATCGTGAAGTGATTCGCGCTGAGCtggaaaggaaagggaagaatGAAAGCATCAAGAGATGCCGCAACAAACTGGTGCCGAGAATGCTCATTATTGCCGAAGCTTTGAAGCAATTTTGTGGTACTTTTCTTTACGCTAATGCGGTAGatttctggtgttgagatgacgGAGAGGCAAAAATTGTTGTGTAAATGGcttgagagaaaaagaattCTTTGTGGACTTCGCCCTCCAGGGCCCAAACCCGACCTTGTCGCCCGCAAAATTGATACCGCTTTTGAGTTAGTATTTAACTCCCAAAAATATCATCTCACATGAGATTTAGTGCCAATAGTACTGCACGAAAGTAAGATAGAGATCGTTTATCTCCTCAGCCTGGCGAGCCTCAGCCTCGGGGGATCCGCGCCTGCCATATACCGTAGCAAAGAGACAAACAACTGCGATGGCCGCGATACAAGTCAGTAAGTCCAGAAGAGGCCTCAGACTCGGGTGTGGCCAGTATATACAGGGTGATCCAAATTCGATCGCGATGAGAACACTCTCGAGCATCACGAATACAAAGACTCCTAAGAGCGTCTGTTTATAGACGGGGTGACACAGGTAGAACCCCAGGCGgtggatgaggctgagatggctGGGAGCAGGTGGCATAGGGCCGGTACACATCTTGAGGACACAGCCGTAGGGTATAGCCAAAAGGGCCCAGAATATGTCTATAGCCATGACTGTTGTTTTTGAAACAAGGGTCTCGTATGCGTAATCTGACGACGTGGAGTTTTGGCGTTGGGGTTTGTGgtatgaagatgacagaTAAATGTAGAGGGAAAAGATGAAGCTGGAAAGGGAATGATGGCTATTTATACCGCTGTATCAACAAATATACTTTGCTGTGCTTTTCTAAAGCATTGATAGCATTTGCTCGAATGAAACCTAGTTGAAAGGCTTCAGAGCTGGGATTGGCAAAACTGATGAGTGTCCCACTACATCACTTAAAGTGTCATTTAAGGCTATTGATCTAGTAATGACTGGATGAGGATTTAAATGCTAACATTAAGTTGTGAAATCAGAAGCAAACTTTATTGAGCTATCTCTCCTTCTTCCCCAGTTGGTATAAGCATCGTGCAGCTGAGTGCTTAACCTCCAAAAAATGCCATCTTAGATAAGATTTAGTACCAATAGTACTGCAAAGTAGCACGATAGAGATCAATCCTCTcggcagcttcagcctttGGGTCTCCACGTTTCCCATATGCCATAGCCAAGAGAACACCAGATgccatcagcagcatgaCAAGAAAGAACTGCAATATGGGTGTTGTGCTCGAAGATGGCCAGAATATGGTGGGTAAGTTTTTCCTCTCGTCGATCGCGATAAGCATATTGCCGAAGAATACAGGCAGAAGCAAACCGAAGAACGTCTGTCTGTATGTGCTGTGGCATAGATAGTACTCGAAGCGGCGGATGCAGCTGAGATGACTGGGAGCATACGGTGGAGGGCCACCGGTGCATATCCTGAGGAGAACAGCATAGAATGGAGCGAAAAGAAACTAAAATATGTTTATGATGATCatctttgatgttttcttaACAGAGATCTAGTAGTGAGTAGTAGTGAGCTGATGCTGTATCCGTAGCTTGACGATTTGGGGCTTTGATGCTGGGTTTTATGGTGTGAGGAAGATAAGGAGAAGGGGAAAAGAGTGAGGACGTTATTTATACGATTGTTGAGGAAAAATAAATTCCATAATTTTCTCTGTTGCCTTACTTAAACGTCGATAGGATTCATACGAATGAAAGTCAAATCACCAATAGAGACGTTTTCGAAGCTTAGGCTGGCGAATCTCCAATGGGAGGAAGGAGAGAAAGTTCAGCAAATATATGAAAACGAGGCAATTTGTTATCCAAATGTCAATCTTTCTCCAATGGTAGAGACTCTAACATGAGTTCCAAGCATCAATcacaatatcatcatcgaAAAGCGTTCTCAAACTCACTCAGTTTTCCCTCGGCGAGATGAAGTTTAGTGGAGCGCTCCAGTCCTTGACCAGGCCCAAACCCAACCCTGAGTCACAAATCAAGTAACGCAC
Coding sequences within:
- a CDS encoding 3-oxoacyl-[acyl-carrier protein] reductase; this encodes MSDRVSQLAGHLNYPKGLLAGQVAIITGSGQGIGAEAARLFAKEGAKVVVADIDAEKSKAVADDINKNGGQAIAVPGDILKAEYVNDLVKKAAEFGDGKINIIVNNAGYTWDGVIHKMTDKQWDTILALHCTAPFTLVRAAAPYFRVRDGAPRCIVNISSTSGVHGNAGQLNYSLAKAGITGFTKTIAKEWGPSFGVRANTIAFGHILTRLTAAKEDGAFVTGPDGEKIALGIPTKQKEAAGDNAHADIPLRRPGTATEAASAVLAVASPLFSYVSGQTIMVTGGRNM
- a CDS encoding dolichol-phosphate mannosyltransferase; amino-acid sequence: MATTKNKYSVILPTYNERKNLPIITWLLNRTFTENNLDWELIIVDDGSPDGTQEVAQQLVKVYSPHVVLKPRAGKLGLGTAYVHGLKFVTGNFVIIMDADFSHHPKFIPEMVALQAKGNYDIVTGTRYAGNGGVFGWDLKRKFVSRGANLFADTVLRPGVSDLTGSFRLYKRAALEKAIASTESKGYSFQMELMVRAKAMGCTVAEVPISFVDRLYGESKLGGDEIVQYAQGVFNLWLKV